AAGCAAGTTTCGTCACAGCACTACACATCAGTTTTCTCTCCACAAAGGAACTAATGCAAGGTGGCAGCAGTCATAGTTTTCTGGTTATTGTAGCATATTAACACTACATACCGGTTCATACTCTAGCCTCTGTCCCTGGGGGAtgctcagtctccagagtcaggCAGGATGCATGCCATTCTGATCATAGCTCTATCACTCATTAGCTTTATCTCTTgagcaaaataatttttccatggctcagctttctcatctgaaATTGAAGTATTAATTATTCTTAGTTCATAGAGTTGTGTGatatttaaatgagataatacatgcaAAGAAAACTCTTAATGCTATTCTTGGCACAAAACAAATGGTTCATAAACATAATCGAATTTAACtttcattattttgttaaaaaaataactgaaatagaATGGGGCATGAGACTGGATAGTTTGTAAGAATTATTTGTCCCTATGAGTCTACTCTGGAGAATAATATCATTATGCTCACTGAATTCTTCAGACAGTGACCAGTACCTGGATTAGAATAATTGAATGACAGGTGATCCATCATCATCAAAATAgtagttaattattttaaaattagagaggTCTTAAATGATGTGTAACATACTCGGGAAAACAGACTTGAAATTCTGATGGAAattctctgttttcattttcagtgtatcagtggttttttttttagaggattttttttagttagtaaaactaactaactaaaaaGGTTGACTGAAAAGACAAAGTTGGTGTGCTGGGACCGTGTAGATAATGCTGTTCATGACTCTTTAGAGGAACTATTAATTCAACTATAAACTCTCTTTGAAGGTCTGAGAGGTAAGACGGGACCCCTGGGTCTGGCTGGCGAAAAAGGGGACCAAGGAGAGACTGGGAAGAAAGGACCCATGGGaccagagggagagaaaggagaagtagGTCCAGTTGGGCTTCCTGGACCAAAGGGAGACCGAGGAGACCAAGGGGACCCAGGGCTGCCTGGAGTGTGCCGATGTGGCAGCCTCGTGCTCAAATCCGCCTTTTCTGTTGGCATCACCACCAGCTACCCTGAAGAAAGAATCCCTATTATATTTAACAAGGTGCTCTTCAATGAGGGTGAGCACTACAACCCTGCGACAGGAAAGTTCATCTGTGCTTTCCCAGGAATCTACTACTTTTCTTATGATATCACTTTGGCCAATAAGCACCTGGCCATCGGGCTGGTGCACAACGGGCAATACCGGATAAAGACCTTCGACGCCAACACAGGGAACCATGACGTGGCCTCGGGGTCCACCGTCATCTACCTGCAGCCAGAAGATGAAGTCTGGCTGGAGATCTTCTTCACAGACCAGAATGGCCTCTTCTCAGACCCCGGCTGGGCAGACAGCCTGTTCTCTGGATTTCTCCTCTACGTGGACACGGATTACCTGGATTCCATATCAGAAGATGACGAACTGTGACCCCCCCGACTGCAGACCTGAAAGTTTCCAGGTCACCACGGCTGATGCTTCAATCTCATCTGGGTTACTGGAAGGTGGAAGGAGCAGGAAAGAGTTCCAAAGAACTCCTACTCGGATTCCAGAGCATCTGCAGACAGTTCTGGAGGAATTTATCAAAACAAGATAAACCACCACGCAGCTAAAACCACACCAACACGAGCGGTCCACAATAACTCCAGATATGGATTCTCTTGAAAGGCATGTCCatggggctggagatacagctcagttggtagagtgcttgccttgcatgcacaaggccctgggttcagtccccagcatcaccaaagtaaaataaaaaaaagtaatgttcataaatatttaaacaaattaaagacAATATTGACAAAACTTTTATTAAATGCCCATTGTGATAAAGTCAGCTGGCGATGATATTGTCCcattaaatattcataaaattacaGTTTTGTCTGTTATTTAAGAGAAACATAACATCCCAGCCAGGGTTTGAGAGTTCTCAAAAGCTATAATAGGTCATACAACAAAGGTAAGAGATGCTGAGCATTTTCAAGCAAACTAAAgtgataaatttcttttgttttattgtttagttctttgTGCTGGTGTACATCCATGCAACAGCTCCTTGGTGAGCCCCTGTGTGTGGACCAGACACCATGGCGCCAAGTCAGGTAGAATACAGAGTTTAAAACAAAAGCCTGACCTTCATAGAGGCCAGATAGAGTACAGGGAGCACACTGTCACAACTCTATTGTGGGCACCGTGGAAAATAGATGGGTTCAACGCTAGAGCTACACAAGACCTGCTTTTCCTGGGATTGGGGACCAGAGGAGATTTTACATGTGGGAAGAGAGTAGGCATGCCGAGGTGTATTTAAGTGGGTGAAATGGATGCAGAGAAAATGAGGAAGTCAGCACCACTTACTCCCTGTTCCCTCAAAACATGGTATTTTCAACTGGGAAGGAGTGAAAATCCTAGAGAGGGAATAGAGGCCTGGGAGGGGTAATGGAAATGAAGACGGAAATGGAGAGAAACAGCCAGTAGGTCATTCTCCCAAACCTTTCAACATGATGGTCTCCTAAATCAAACTTCTCACCTAATAGCATTCTCACAAGCAAGGCCACTGCTTTATATCACTCTAGCACGTGATTTCTTGTGGATTTCCTAAATCCTGAATTCCAAGGAGGCAAAGCATGTGTCCACTGATCCATGAGTGCTAGCTGATCCACAAGTGAGCCAATCAGAGAATGaacaggaggaggcaggagagagatCAAACAGATAAAGAGCTGTCTCCCCCAAGCCCCCAGTCCCACTTCTTATTGCCCTCTGCACTGCAATCCGTCAGTTAGTCTGTGGCTCTGTCTCATCTCCCACTCCCTTGGTTGATAGTAATCACATTCCCTTAGGCTTTTCTTTCAGTATCTTCTAGTGCTCCTTCTACTTATTCCCCTCTTTGCTTGTTCATTTAATAAGTTTTTTAATGCCTACAAATGTGCGAATCAGGGGTAGAGACAAATTGCCGTAAAAGAGGACCAAATGTTTGCTTCCAAATTGTGAGGTGATAGAGAGGACCGAGGGAATCTCTGCCCACTGGGCCTTAGGTGATGATAGGACTTGGAGGGACCCAAGTGACAGGAAGGACACACAGGCAGGAATAGCAATGCAGACACAGCAGCAAGCCAGAGATTGATGGACCATATTTGTAAGAGCCCCAAAGGCCAGCCTGAGGGGTGGGGACTTCAGGAAAGGGTGAAGGTCTGCATGCTCCAGAACTGAGAGCTGCCATTATCAGAGGTGAAACTTGTAATGACCGATGGGTTGTATCTGGGCGCAATGCTTGACTCTCCTGTTTTTCAGACCTCCCTTGCCTCCATACTCTGTCCCCTTGTTGCTCTCCTGAGTCAGGCAATGGGCCCAGTTGTCCAAGAGCAATGAGGATTAGACCAAGAAGAGAGAGCCAAAGTGGTGTGAGATAATCATCTGCCTACGCATTACAGCTAAAGCCAGAATTCCCGGATATAGAGCACAAACCACAGAAGCTATCTaatcttagaaatagaaaatgtaggCCATTTCAGGACAACAGAATTTTCTGGAGAAAGTGGAAATGGAGATGTCATGCAGACAGTCATGACCCGCGAGATTGttgtgtaaatttttttctgagcatgatctataaatgcatttatttttggaCATTGTTTACTTATCTTGTAAATGCCTTTCATTTCAAAGCCTATTTTGAGTAGCATTTTAAACAAAGTTTCTCTTATTCGTCTTAGGCCCTCAGATAAACTTTATCTTGAGCTATCTGGTGGGGTGGTGATGGGGATCAGAGAGCTGACATGGGAAAGGAAAGCCAGTTTTGGTATCGAAAGAATAAAATCTTAAGCAAATAAATGCCAGtgtcttttgtttcttaaaaaaaacaagcaggtacaatttttccatatttatggATATTTGTATAAGGAAAATGGAAGCGTGATTTTGTTTAAGAAAAATCTAAGTCTCATTCCAATCATTCTTTGTAACTGCTAACTTGTATTGAATATTAATAAGGCATTATGAATTGACTACATACTATCTTGTTCTAGAAAGACTTATAGCATCTTAGAAAAGTAAAATACAGACAGAAAACATTCAGGAtaaaagaaaagagcaaaacaaatgaaaaggcagAGGGGCTAGGCTAAAACCACAGTGTGGGTCAAAAACGTGCAGATACCTGGGCACCAGGTTCCTAGCTCACATTCTGCACAAGGATGTACCCAGGTCACTCATCGCTGTGAATAATGTTGCTTATGGTGAAAAATAGATGTCATGAACTCTGAGTATGCCTTTTCTGTAATACTCTGAGAAAAAGATgatgaacataaataaattttagatattaGCTATTTTTTGTCCTATAACGTCCCCTCTCTCCTTCTGTAGCTCCACTTTGCATAAATGGCATCACTATCCAAAGCCACAAGCCTAAATGCATTCTAgatgtcttcttttccttccccacTGAATTCTGTTCAGCACAAAATTCTTATGGTTCTAGACCCTAAATGTATGTCTCTGAGTCACTGAAACTTTCCTTCTCGATGCCAAGGTCTCATCCGTATATTCATTATCACTTCCCTTGGTTAGTAGAAACCTTTGCAACCAACTCCTTACCTCCAGCCACAACCCTCCAACTCATCCTCCACACTTAAGTTTAATATATTCTTCTAAAATGGAAATACAGTCACGTCACTCCACAGCATAAAAACCAGCAACGGTCCTCCCAAACTCTGAATATAAAACGTGTTTCTAGCAGGCACACATTCCATATTCTTTTCCTGCTATCTATACCCAACTTCCTTCTGAGGGAATATCCTCCTTCATATGCTTAGTCTTTGAGCTTCTTGGCCTGATCAATCGAATTCCCTCACCAAAATAATCGGTCCAGGTGACTCAATTAAAGCCAGTGAGACTTTGCTGGAACGTCTTTGGAGAGAATCTCTTTTTTCCCATTGGACTTCAGCTTCTGAACCTCCAACTGGCATCTTCCATCACAAAGCTAATACCACTTGAGAATGAATTCATCCACAAATGAAGAcggagataaaaagaaaaaaagtgagtcTTGGAGTTATTGTTTCAACCTTGAACTAGATATGCCTATGGTGgtatttttctttgtactttttcatAATGATAACTTCTAAATGCCATTTTAACTTAAATCTTCTGTGTAAAATTGGTCATTTACAAAAGTTGTAATCCTACCTACTAATAATAATAGTGCCTTTGGGGATCTAGCCTCTGCTTCCTTTCATGGTAAGCAGAAGTCACCCACATATAATATATAGTCTAAGAAAATGCAGGTGACTGCAGTTCAAGAGTGGCTGGCCAGGGCATACCTCAGAACCTTTACACACCGTGTTTCCTTTGCTCGTGGGCCACTGCTGTTCTTATCCGCTTAGCTAGTTTACCTTTCAAGGTCCAGCTCAAAAATTActtcctttcctctactcatTCCCTTCCCTATGCAGGAGGGGACCAATAGGTAACCTCCTGTGTCTCCTCTACCATCTGAGAAGTGGCATCCAGTCACAGTAGCACCTGTTACATTGCCTTACCAAGCACCTGTTATATGCATTACCTCACTTGGACCTTGTATGGTCTGCACATTTCTGTCGCCTCCAAATCCATATGTTGGAATTTAATCACTAGTGTGATAGTAACAAGAAATGGGATTTGGGGAGATGATTAGATCAAGAGGTTCTGCCTTCATGATTGGGATTAGTGACCTTATAGGAGAGGCCCCAGAACACTGCCCTATCCCTGCCAACACAGGAGAATAGAGTGATAAGAAGACCACCATTTGTACACCAGGGTGTGGGccctccttcagaccctgaatCTGCCAGCAGTTTGATCTTGGACTTCGCAGCCTCcataattgaaagaaagaaatttctgttgttcgTATCTGCACAGTTtttagtattttgttacagcagcccaaatGGACAGAAAAGTCCTCATAGTGATTATTATACTACCCATTTTAAAgttggagaaagagaaggagaaagaagtgaGGAAATGTGTGAAATCAATAGTGTTGCGGTAGGCCCAAGCCATCTGGCAATAAAGCCCATGCTCTTACCCACCGCGCTGGGCCTGTACCCTTCTCACACTGCTCATGCCTGTTTACATTTGTCTATCTGGtgcagatttttttcctattcatcttTATGTCCAAGGATTCTACATGGTAACTGCCATAGAATGTGCTCCATGAAAGTGTGATGAGTTAATGGATGACAAGTCCTTTCAGCCACAACTTTCACATGTGCATAGAGAATGGGACATAGAGAGGAGGGGGAATCACAGGAAAAGCCCAGTAACATCCTGTGCTTTAATCCACATTCTTTAGATTATAGCTGCCAGAATCCGACTCACACCAACTCAAGAAAAGGGAAGTGAAATAACAGACAATTCTGGAGGCAGATCTGGGTACTTAATCCAGGGTGCCATGATTTCATCTTTCCCTGCATCAAAAGTCAGTTCCCCTCAGAGTTGGCTTCAATTTTGGCAGGTTCTTGCCTGTGGCAAAGATGGGCACCACCAGCTCCAGGTTTGCATTCTGCAgtctcagcaagaaaaaaaaaaagtccttttcccAATAGCTCACAAAAGACCCCATCTGACAGCCTTCTGGCTCTTATGGGTCCTGCTGAATCATGAATCAGTGCCTGGCCAAGGGGATGTGCTGGGCCCATTGGCCTGGGCTGCATGGCACCTCCTTGGACTAGAAACAGTATCTCTTCTATCAGAGTCCCATGGATTCAAGTGGGGAAGAAATTAtttcccaaaaaaaaataaaggggccaGTCCTAGAAAAAAAGAAGCACTGTTTAATTGGCAGTCAAAAGCACAAACAACACCTCCCTAAAGTGtttccatttaaaatcaaaaccacatttattttatctgcATGATGCAAAGTAAATGTGTTGGTAGAATCACTTTTCTCTGAGATAACCTAATTTTTTGACAATACTTGGTCACAACTAAGTATTTCTCACTATATTAGCCTGTCATCTGTGATGATCTTATCTCACAGGCTGTCATTGCACCAACAGACACttttaatgaaagaatatattATTCTCAACTGAAACATTTCTCCTTTCCCTAAGACCCCCTGACTTTTGCATCAGAACTCTAGAAGGTACAACAATATGTGCAATTGTCTttgataattataaaaaggggagcATGCTTTGAGATAAGTCTCTTTatggaatcaaaaaaaaaaaggctagtaAATCCAATTCATTCCTCAGACAACATAACAAGAGCTCCAAAAAGCCACTCTAAGTCACAAACTACATCGCTGTTCAGccttctttcttgttttgttgAGAAATCACAAATCAGTGTCTAAGGACACAGTAGCTCCAATTTACCATGTGCCTCCTTTGTAAATGGTGCCATGCTGGATCCTCATAGCGTGTATCTCACTTTATTCTCAGAAAGAGCACATGTtaacttttttacatattttgttggtgcattatagttgtacataatggtgggatctATTGTTGCATATTTATACTCACAATACagcaacataatttggccaatatcattccctggTATTGCCCCTTTctgtcccttccctcctccttctggTCCCTTTGAGTACAGTCCTTTCATTCAATTCTCCATATTGAAATCCATTTGAGTGAGACCTACGGCTTCCTGCCTGGTCCCTGAGTAGTGCATTCTCATGACACCAGAACCAAGAGACCTGGAGTAGGTGGCCTCAAGAGACTGACTCCCTCTGTTCCCATGCTTAAGAAATACCCCAGCACTGGGGTCCCCAACATTTCCATACCAAGGCCCCTCCTTTTGTAGGGCAGGGattggggagaggggaggaatgAAAGGACTGTATTCAGAAGTGCAGGCTGGGTTAAAAGAACGAAGAAGGGATGTCAAGGTATCAGAGTGTTGGCAACAGCAGGGACCCATCACCATCCCAAAGCCTGGAGGGACAAGGAGGCACTGGTGGTGGCTGAGTGTGGTAGAGCCTGAGACTTGGGCCAGGGACCATCCTACAGAAGCTGTGCCTGGAGAGGAGCCCCTGCCAGGACCACACTCCAGGAAGGAAGAAGCCAGGACAATAAGtcccctggccatgctcccctcCACCCCCTGTCTCCTACTTGTATCCCGCCCTGGTCAAATCCGTCAACGCAGGAGTCGTGCAGTCTGGGTGATACAGTGCACAGAGATGGGCTGCCAGGGCAAAGAACAGAACCGAGAACAGCGGAGAATAGATGGGAGCCACGGAGTAGGAGGAAGTGAATGGAAATTGACCAACTCCAGGCCTTTAGAGGCCTTCCTACTCTAAAGTCTAAAATCCCATGCAGCTGGCACAACAGAACGGGCAACCTGTCTTGAGAAGCGCAGAAGGGACACCTTTCCGAATTGCTTAAGGCTGCCTGCAACTAATGCAGAAGGAGCCGTCAGGTCTCAGAAGTGGTCCAGCTCCACTTATGAGAAAATTGCGTGGTGGTGTGGGGCCAAGGCCTTGCAGTCATGGACAGAGAGTTTTGCCAGAGCATCCCCCCTGGAAACCCCCCTCCTGAACTTGAAAAAGCATCAGCAACCAGTGGAGCATTCCGGGGTTCAAATTTCTAGGCAAAGAGCTTTCCCGTTCATCATGAATTAAACTATCTTCTTACCCTTTCAGAGATTAGACACAAGAATACTGAGATTCAGAGCCGTTGGGCGGTTTCCCTATTTTCAAACCTTAGTAAATGTGGGTTCTAACTCCTGCCCACCTGCCTCCAATGTCATGCCCCACCATGAGCCTGGACCCCAGGACTCCCCACCCAAGAAGCTGCCTTAAGGCAGCTTCACCAGGAGATCATGCACTAGGGGGGAGTCACTCCACCCTGGATCCTCTCCTTTGTCCCAGGAGGCTTTGATTTCCTCTGCTTCAGCAGGGGCCAAGGATGTCACCATGAGGCTCCTTCATTCATTATGGAAATAGTGTGACTGACCACAGAGCTCTGCAAACTCTACAGAGCCCAAAATCTACCTGCCTCCGTGGTTCTGTGCAAAGAACAAAGACAAGCCCCAAGGGTCCACTCCAGATTCTCTGTGTCACAGAGAACCTGGGCAAAATGTTAGCATAATCCCCATGTCACTTTGCTCAGAAAAAATCCAGACGAGCTGGATTGTTCACGGGGCAGTGCCCTTCTCTTCTCAGGATGAATCCTAACAGAACCACCTCCCCACAGGCCTCCTATGTCCCCAATGTGGCTTTTCAATCAAACCCAAGATATGACAAACGTGTTGGGTAGCTAAAGaatccttcaaaaatgaaaatttacgAAACTTGAAGGCCATGCTGTAGCTTTCAAGAGACACGCAGAAACGTGTGACTCTCAACCACAGCCACGCTTTGGGCCAGGTCCCTCTTCATTGAGAAGGGCTGCCTGTCCATCAGAGGACACATAGCAGCGTCCCTGGCCTCTATCCATTAGATGACAGCAGCACCTGTCCTCAATAGTGACAGCCAGCAGTGTCCCCAGACAGTGCCAAACGTTCCCAGGGGGAAAATTGTCCTCGGTTGAGAACCATTCTCTGCAGCCTTGGCATGGTGACAGAGCCCAGTCAGTCCCCCAATCTGTGTGCTTACTAATAATCATTTTCTAACTGACCTGTTTCATAGACATGCCCACTTGGTTGGTCATTTGTTCAGCTGAAATACATAGTTGTTCCCTGTGAGACCCCCAAGTTGACCCTCACGCCATCCTAAAGGTGTCCAAGAGGCAACAGAAGCTCTGACCTCATTGCACGTCCTTCTTACAACAGccaaactatttctttttttttttttttgtctaagatGCAAAAACCACAGAACCTCCTATTTCTAAGAATTTACTCCAAAAATCTAActaaaaatgtttgcaaatatttaattACAGAGTCTTGAAGGAAAAGTTACAATATGGAAAACTATAGCCTAATTGCCTAATAATTGACTATGTGTTTAATGAATTGTGAACCTTTCTCCAATGGGATCTAGTAGCTGAAACTGAGGGTGGAAATGTACCAGCACCACCGATGATCATGAAATATTAATGGAACAAACTAGATTACTGAAGAATATTTTCCATAATTATCCCATTTTTAAAGTGTGTTTGCACATGTGCTTTGAAAAAAAGGtctcaataaaaataagtaattaaaagatattcttaaatttctaccctttttttaaaagagagagagagaaagagagagaattttttaatatttttttttttagttttcggcggacacaacatctttgttggtatgaggtgctgaggatcgaacccgggccgcacgcatgccaggcgagcgcgctaccacctgagccacatccctagccccaaatttCTACCCTTTTGatctttcttttccatctttataATAAACATATTTGGGTTATTTTACATAACACTGTTTTACATAGACTCTTGGATCATCAGAGTAGTTGTAAACTATTTTACTTCCAAAGGATTACAGAGAAAAAGTCTTAAGGGGAGAGACAAAAACAAACCCCCTAAAGCGGCAGGTTGAAGTGTGAAATTACATTGTCCTTAAAGTTTCTGGTGGCTTACCCAGACTTCTACTCCAGGGGATCCTTCAAATAAGAATAAGACAAAATAATGCtagtttgtgtattttttaaattattccctCCTAACTTGAACAGGGAAGGAAGTGAGTCTTGAATTGACAtcattttattgagtttttaatagTCCGGAACTATAAACCCAATGGTCTAGCTACGGCATGAAGTCATTCAGATCCCGGGCATGTGTCAGATGGCAGAGGCGTTTATGAGCAGCAACATGAAGACTGGATCCGTGGCCTTTCTCCAGTGCCATCAAGGAGGTGGTAGAATGCACTGAACCAGAGACTGGCCTGATCCAGTCAGCATTCCAAGGAATGACAGAGAGCACTGGGAGTAGAAAGCCACAAGCCCTGAGGGGTTGCATGGACTTTCTTTCGTGATTAAAGTGCTCTTTTACAAGAGTATTTGTGAGATGCTGCCTTGGctgaaataaagagaagaaaagtcaAAGTCTCCGCGATGTATCCCTACCGCAGCTTCAGAGAACAAATCTGGCACTGCTGTGCACCATGATTGCTGATGGAACTTCTCAGGAACAATGAGAAGGAGTTGCAAAGATTGTCAACAGCAAACATCCAGGTCTTACCATATTCAGAACTAAAAGTGAACACGCCACCCGAGGCATCCCAGTGGATCAGACTATTGGCAAATAATAATCAGATGCTTGGTATGTAAGATGCTCAGGACCTTACATACATATGCATTCATATAATAAGAtagaatgggctggggatgtggctcaagtggtagcgcgctcgcctggcatgcgtgcggcccaggttccatcctcagcaccacatacaaacaaagatgttgtgtctgccgagaactagaaaataaatattaaaaaattctctctcctctctctctctttaaaaaaaaaaaaaagatgcaacaAACAAAAGTAGTGACCTATCTTACCCCCATTTAGGGTTGCCAGATACAATTCAGGAAATTCGAGTTTAAATTTCAGATTATGCAACAAATAATTGTTCTGTATAAGTATGTCTCAAGTATTTAACTGGATAGTCAGTATTCTTATTTGCTCAGTCTGGCAACTTTACCCACCTAAAACTGCCTTTAAAGACATCATGTAGATTCTAGTCAACTTGAGGAGGACTGGGCATTCAATTTCTCATATAAAAACTTTTCACATGAGAAGAGATTCTTAGCTTCCCATTTAGTTGTAAATGGCCAAAATTAGCTGGATCAGAAAGATGTCAGAGAAGCTAATGAGTAGAAAGGCAGAAGGCATGAGCTGTGGTCTCAGAAACCAGCCTTGTGTGCTGGGTACAGTaacaaacacctgtaatcccagcagctcgggaggctgaggcaggaggatagcaaggtcaaagccagacctagcaacttatcaaggccctaagcaactcaatgagaccctgactctaaaattcaaaaaatggATAGGAttcagcacctctgggttcaatccctagcaccaaaaaagaatttttaaaaaatcagtcctATGTGACTTTTAGTACGTAAGTCCTATAAGCCTCCATTTCCACATTAGAAGGGATGGACAGTATGTGGTTGCCTTCACATTCTGCTCTTGGCAGACTTTGCTTCATCGATCAAGCATTCCTTCCCACTGTGTCCAGAGCAGCCTCAGAA
This genomic interval from Ictidomys tridecemlineatus isolate mIctTri1 chromosome 9, mIctTri1.hap1, whole genome shotgun sequence contains the following:
- the C1qtnf7 gene encoding complement C1q tumor necrosis factor-related protein 7 isoform X2; this encodes MFVLLYVTSFAICASGQPRGNQVKGDSYSPRYICSIPGLPGPPGPPGANGSPGPHGRIGLPGRDGRDGRKGEKGEKGSAGLRGKTGPLGLAGEKGDQGETGKKGPMGPEGEKGEVGPVGLPGPKGDRGDQGDPGLPGVCRCGSLVLKSAFSVGITTSYPEERIPIIFNKVLFNEGEHYNPATGKFICAFPGIYYFSYDITLANKHLAIGLVHNGQYRIKTFDANTGNHDVASGSTVIYLQPEDEVWLEIFFTDQNGLFSDPGWADSLFSGFLLYVDTDYLDSISEDDEL
- the C1qtnf7 gene encoding complement C1q tumor necrosis factor-related protein 7 isoform X1; amino-acid sequence: MPRREPKMFVLLYVTSFAICASGQPRGNQVKGDSYSPRYICSIPGLPGPPGPPGANGSPGPHGRIGLPGRDGRDGRKGEKGEKGSAGLRGKTGPLGLAGEKGDQGETGKKGPMGPEGEKGEVGPVGLPGPKGDRGDQGDPGLPGVCRCGSLVLKSAFSVGITTSYPEERIPIIFNKVLFNEGEHYNPATGKFICAFPGIYYFSYDITLANKHLAIGLVHNGQYRIKTFDANTGNHDVASGSTVIYLQPEDEVWLEIFFTDQNGLFSDPGWADSLFSGFLLYVDTDYLDSISEDDEL